A genomic region of Streptomyces sp. NBC_00247 contains the following coding sequences:
- the tilS gene encoding tRNA lysidine(34) synthetase TilS, with protein MGPHPAVAAIRLAVRRVLHDVLTEHTLRTGQGFHLDRPGNPRLAEAGGAGRTAFPERPVVPPRPLVLVACSGGADSMALASALAFEARKLDVRAGGITVDHNLQTGSGLRAAEVVTRLTAMDLDPVEAVAVHVGREGGPEAAARDARYAALDAAAERHGAATILLGHTRDDQAETVLLGLARGSGIRSLSGMAAASGPAGRYRRPFLQLDRQTVRKACLVQSLPVWDDPHNADPAYTRSRLRHEGLPALEKALGKGVVEALARTAQLSRDDADALDGWAAEAARAVRDDDGELDCAKLWALPPAVRRRVLRRAVIEAGAPAGSLFARHVEEVDRLITGWRGQRALNLPGRVEARRQGGRLVIRQS; from the coding sequence ATGGGTCCCCATCCTGCGGTCGCGGCGATACGCCTGGCGGTCCGCCGCGTACTCCACGACGTACTCACCGAACACACCCTCCGCACCGGCCAGGGTTTCCACCTCGACCGGCCCGGAAACCCCCGCCTCGCCGAAGCCGGCGGAGCCGGCCGGACGGCCTTCCCCGAACGGCCCGTCGTCCCGCCCCGGCCCCTCGTCCTCGTGGCCTGTTCCGGCGGCGCCGACTCCATGGCGCTCGCCTCCGCCCTCGCCTTCGAGGCCCGCAAACTCGACGTACGGGCCGGCGGCATCACCGTCGACCACAACCTCCAGACCGGCAGCGGACTGCGCGCGGCCGAGGTCGTCACCCGGCTGACCGCCATGGACCTCGACCCCGTCGAGGCCGTCGCCGTCCACGTCGGACGCGAAGGCGGCCCCGAGGCCGCCGCCCGCGACGCCCGCTACGCCGCGCTCGACGCCGCCGCCGAGCGTCACGGCGCCGCCACGATCCTGCTCGGCCACACCCGTGACGACCAGGCCGAGACGGTGCTGCTCGGGCTCGCCCGGGGCTCCGGCATCCGCTCGCTCTCCGGCATGGCCGCCGCCTCCGGGCCGGCCGGACGCTACCGCCGCCCGTTCCTCCAACTGGACCGCCAGACCGTCCGCAAGGCCTGCCTCGTCCAGTCCCTCCCCGTCTGGGACGACCCGCACAACGCCGACCCCGCCTACACCCGCTCCCGCCTCCGCCACGAGGGCCTGCCCGCCCTGGAGAAGGCCCTCGGCAAGGGCGTCGTGGAGGCGCTCGCCCGTACGGCCCAGCTCTCCCGGGACGACGCCGACGCCCTGGACGGCTGGGCCGCCGAGGCCGCGCGCGCCGTACGCGACGACGACGGCGAGCTGGACTGCGCCAAGCTCTGGGCGCTGCCGCCCGCCGTGCGCCGCCGGGTACTGCGCCGCGCGGTCATCGAGGCGGGCGCCCCGGCGGGTTCGCTCTTCGCCCGGCACGTCGAGGAAGTGGACCGCCTCATCACCGGCTGGCGGGGTCAGCGCGCCCTCAACCTGCCCGGCCGCGTCGAAGCCCGGCGTCAGGGTGGCAGACTGGTCATCCGGCAGAGCTGA
- a CDS encoding zinc-dependent metalloprotease, whose product MTSIGGAEMVDWNLAVATATRLVRPGPEIDREEARAVVAELRRHAKASEQHVRSFTRMIPEGPGAPVPADTPVLVVDRAGWIKANVAGFRELLRPLLGKMEERRGGGPAQSVIGAVGGKVTGVELGMLLSFLASRVLGQYETFAPASRELPALDQGGGRLLLVAPNIVHVERELDVDPHDFRLWVALHEETHRTQFTGVPWLRDHLQGEIQSFLDETDVDPATFVEQLREAVQSLVGGRPEGERGEGGGRSLVELVQTPAQREILGRLTAVMSLLEGHADFVMDGVGPDVVPSVAEIREKFQQRRARGAGRLDLALRKLLGMDAKLRQYRDGEKFVSAVVAEVGMEGFNRVWTSPNTLPTKAEIASPADWVARVHRKADS is encoded by the coding sequence ATGACGAGCATCGGTGGTGCCGAGATGGTCGACTGGAATCTCGCGGTGGCGACCGCGACCCGCCTCGTACGGCCGGGTCCCGAGATCGACCGTGAGGAGGCGCGCGCCGTCGTCGCGGAGCTGCGCCGCCACGCCAAGGCTTCGGAGCAGCACGTCCGTTCCTTCACCCGGATGATCCCCGAGGGCCCCGGGGCCCCCGTCCCCGCCGACACACCCGTCCTGGTCGTGGACCGGGCCGGGTGGATCAAGGCCAACGTCGCGGGGTTCCGCGAACTCCTGCGCCCCCTGCTCGGCAAGATGGAGGAACGGCGCGGCGGCGGACCCGCTCAGAGCGTCATCGGGGCCGTCGGCGGCAAGGTGACCGGCGTCGAACTCGGCATGCTGCTGTCCTTCCTCGCCTCCCGGGTGCTCGGCCAGTACGAGACCTTCGCCCCCGCGAGCCGGGAGCTGCCCGCCCTCGACCAAGGCGGCGGCCGACTGCTCCTGGTCGCCCCGAACATCGTCCACGTCGAGCGCGAACTCGACGTCGATCCGCACGACTTCCGGCTCTGGGTGGCCCTCCACGAGGAGACCCACCGCACCCAGTTCACCGGGGTGCCGTGGCTGCGCGACCACCTCCAGGGGGAGATCCAGTCCTTCCTGGACGAGACCGACGTGGACCCCGCCACCTTCGTCGAACAACTGCGCGAGGCCGTGCAGTCGCTCGTCGGCGGGCGGCCCGAGGGAGAGCGCGGCGAGGGCGGCGGACGCAGCCTCGTCGAACTCGTCCAGACGCCCGCCCAGCGCGAGATCCTCGGCCGGCTCACCGCCGTGATGTCCCTGCTGGAGGGCCACGCCGACTTCGTCATGGACGGGGTCGGACCCGACGTGGTCCCCTCGGTCGCCGAGATCCGCGAGAAGTTCCAGCAGCGCCGGGCCCGCGGCGCGGGCCGCCTCGACCTGGCCCTGCGCAAGCTGCTCGGCATGGACGCGAAACTCCGTCAGTACCGCGACGGCGAGAAGTTCGTGAGCGCCGTGGTCGCCGAGGTCGGCATGGAGGGGTTCAACCGGGTGTGGACCTCGCCCAACACCCTTCCGACGAAGGCGGAGATCGCCTCCCCCGCGGACTGGGTCGCGCGCGTGCACCGTAAGGCAGATTCGTGA
- the dacB gene encoding D-alanyl-D-alanine carboxypeptidase/D-alanyl-D-alanine endopeptidase, translating into MAEPVDEPSKEPSDPWGKLKSLTGKPALPDSWRLVAGSAVLGLVVAAGAVFAAGPWDNGQRTAERARAADQGRTGDTAHRSSSASPAEPKPAPSAAAVLAALGTGTGRTPAGTALAPGKALDPLMKAPALGTRTTAVVVDTATGKQIYARAAGTPMTPASTVKLATTVAALSALGPDHRIDTTVRASPDLRTVTLVGGGDPTLDEAGLRALARSTAKALTDRKVRKVALTYDASAYSGPARHPIGPNDNIAPVSALMVREGRLDKSDHGPAARSGDPAAEAARLFAGYLKDSGVNATAEPRSHRAAAKATTLATHRSDPLSALVERTLTNSDNDLAEALARQTALGTGRPASFAGARGAVTAQLKKIGMPVTGARLGDGSGLDRNDKVSAALLAGLLAHAADPAHPELRPVLTGLPVAGFSGTLGGRYGEKSGGAGLVRAKTGTLTGVNALAGTVVDARGRLLAFAFLTSGTTSPGDAEKALDDLASALAAEAG; encoded by the coding sequence GTGGCCGAGCCGGTGGATGAACCGTCGAAGGAACCGTCGGACCCCTGGGGCAAGCTGAAGAGCCTGACCGGAAAACCGGCCCTGCCGGACAGCTGGCGGCTCGTCGCAGGCTCCGCGGTTCTCGGCCTGGTGGTCGCCGCCGGCGCCGTGTTCGCCGCCGGCCCCTGGGACAACGGTCAGCGTACGGCCGAACGCGCCCGGGCCGCCGACCAGGGCCGTACAGGTGACACAGCTCACCGGAGTTCCTCGGCAAGCCCGGCCGAGCCCAAGCCGGCGCCCAGCGCCGCGGCGGTGCTCGCCGCGCTCGGCACCGGCACCGGCCGCACCCCGGCCGGGACGGCACTCGCGCCGGGCAAGGCGCTGGACCCGCTGATGAAGGCGCCCGCGCTCGGCACCCGTACGACGGCCGTCGTCGTCGACACCGCCACCGGCAAGCAGATCTACGCGCGCGCCGCCGGTACACCGATGACCCCGGCCTCCACCGTCAAGCTCGCCACCACGGTCGCCGCGCTCTCCGCGCTCGGCCCCGACCACCGCATCGACACCACCGTGCGCGCCTCGCCCGACCTGCGCACCGTCACCCTCGTCGGCGGCGGCGACCCCACCCTGGACGAGGCCGGGCTGCGCGCGCTGGCCCGGTCCACCGCGAAGGCCCTGACGGACCGGAAGGTGCGAAAGGTCGCCCTCACGTACGACGCCTCCGCCTACTCCGGACCCGCCCGTCACCCCATCGGCCCCAACGACAACATCGCGCCGGTCAGCGCGCTGATGGTCCGCGAGGGGCGCCTCGACAAGAGCGACCACGGGCCCGCCGCGCGCTCCGGCGACCCCGCAGCCGAAGCCGCACGCCTGTTCGCCGGGTACCTGAAGGACAGCGGCGTGAACGCGACGGCCGAACCGCGCTCCCACCGGGCCGCGGCCAAGGCGACCACCCTCGCCACCCACCGCTCGGACCCGCTCTCCGCACTGGTCGAACGCACCCTCACCAACAGCGACAACGACCTCGCCGAGGCCCTCGCCCGGCAGACCGCCCTCGGCACCGGCCGCCCGGCCAGCTTCGCCGGAGCCCGCGGCGCGGTCACCGCACAGCTGAAGAAGATCGGTATGCCCGTCACCGGCGCCCGGCTCGGCGACGGAAGCGGACTCGACCGGAACGACAAGGTCTCCGCCGCCCTCCTCGCCGGACTGCTCGCCCATGCGGCCGACCCCGCCCACCCCGAACTGCGCCCCGTCCTCACCGGACTCCCGGTGGCCGGTTTCAGCGGCACGCTCGGCGGCCGGTACGGCGAAAAGTCGGGCGGCGCCGGACTCGTACGGGCCAAGACGGGCACCCTCACCGGCGTCAACGCCCTGGCCGGCACGGTCGTGGACGCCCGGGGGCGGCTGCTCGCCTTCGCCTTCCTCACCTCCGGCACCACCTCCCCCGGTGACGCCGAGAAGGCCCTCGACGACCTCGCCTCGGCGTTGGCAGCCGAAGCCGGCTGA
- a CDS encoding inorganic diphosphatase — MEFDVTIEIPKGSRNKYEVDHETGRIRLDRRLFTSTSYPADYGFVENTLGEDGDPLDALVILDEPTFPGCLIKCRAIGMFRMTDEAGGDDKLLCVPASDPRVEHLQDIQHVSEFDRLEIQHFFEVYKDLEPGKSVEGADWVGRVAAEAEIEASYKRLQDQGGAH, encoded by the coding sequence GTGGAGTTCGACGTCACCATCGAGATCCCGAAGGGTTCGCGGAACAAGTACGAGGTGGACCACGAGACCGGTCGGATCCGCCTGGACCGTCGACTCTTCACCTCGACCAGCTACCCCGCCGACTACGGATTCGTCGAGAACACCCTCGGCGAGGACGGCGACCCGCTGGACGCGCTGGTCATCCTGGACGAGCCCACGTTCCCCGGATGCCTCATCAAGTGCCGCGCCATCGGCATGTTCCGCATGACGGACGAGGCCGGCGGCGACGACAAGCTGCTGTGCGTCCCCGCGTCGGACCCGCGCGTCGAGCACCTGCAGGACATCCAGCACGTGTCGGAGTTCGACCGCCTGGAGATCCAGCACTTCTTCGAGGTCTACAAGGACCTGGAGCCGGGCAAGTCCGTCGAGGGCGCCGACTGGGTCGGCCGTGTCGCGGCCGAGGCCGAGATCGAGGCCTCCTACAAGCGTCTGCAGGACCAGGGCGGCGCGCACTGA
- a CDS encoding threonine/serine ThrE exporter family protein, translating to MAEQGGPEDQKPQSDEAHSAFTAPAGVEQPTPPLEEDHPTSEFAVPAGVQPEPSSPGSASGPGGAGKNFPNSDTLGSAFTPPRVYDASQTPAFTPAQGIPMVRLTKEAPWQDRMRTMLRMPVTERPAAESVQRTDDSGPAVPRVLDLTLRIGELLLAGGEGAEDVEAAMFAVTRSYGLDRCEPTVTFTLLSISHQPSLVEDPVTASRTVRRRGTDYNRLAAVFRLIDDITTEDVDVSLEEAYRRLAEIRRNRHPFPGWALTVAAGLLAGAASVLVGGGVVVFFVAAAGAMLGDRLAWFCAGRGLPEFYQFTVAAMPPAALGVALTLTHWSDVRPSAVITGGLFALLPGRALVAGVQDGLTGYYITAAARLLEVMYFFIGIVVGVLVVLYLGLQLGATLNPEERFVAHDRPVLQILVSMALSLAFAILLQQERSTVLAVTLNGGVAWIVYGAMARTGGLSPVAATAVAAGLVGLFGQLFSRYRYTSSLPFITAAIGPLLPGSATYFGLLGVAQGELDRGLASLSTAVATALAIAIGVNLGSEISRLFMRVPGTETGAGRRAAKRTRGF from the coding sequence GTGGCGGAACAGGGCGGTCCGGAGGACCAGAAGCCCCAGTCCGACGAGGCGCACAGTGCGTTCACCGCGCCCGCCGGGGTGGAGCAGCCCACGCCGCCGCTCGAAGAGGACCATCCGACCTCGGAGTTCGCGGTACCGGCCGGGGTGCAGCCGGAGCCGTCCAGTCCGGGTTCCGCTTCCGGTCCGGGAGGGGCCGGCAAGAACTTCCCGAACTCGGACACCCTCGGCTCGGCCTTCACGCCGCCCCGGGTGTACGACGCGAGCCAGACGCCCGCCTTCACCCCGGCGCAGGGCATCCCGATGGTCCGGCTGACCAAAGAGGCGCCCTGGCAGGACCGGATGCGCACCATGCTCCGGATGCCGGTCACCGAGCGGCCCGCGGCGGAGAGCGTCCAGCGGACGGACGACTCGGGGCCCGCCGTGCCGAGGGTGCTCGACCTGACGCTCCGTATCGGCGAGCTGCTGCTGGCCGGCGGCGAGGGGGCCGAGGACGTGGAGGCCGCGATGTTCGCGGTGACGCGTTCGTACGGTCTGGACCGGTGCGAGCCGACCGTCACGTTCACCCTGCTCTCCATCTCGCACCAGCCTTCGCTGGTCGAGGACCCGGTCACGGCGAGCCGCACGGTGCGCCGCCGGGGCACCGACTACAACCGGCTGGCGGCCGTCTTCCGGCTGATCGACGACATCACCACCGAGGACGTGGACGTCTCGCTGGAGGAGGCGTACCGGCGCCTCGCGGAAATCCGCCGCAACCGCCATCCCTTCCCCGGCTGGGCGCTCACGGTGGCCGCAGGGCTGCTCGCCGGGGCGGCCTCGGTGCTGGTCGGCGGTGGCGTGGTGGTGTTCTTCGTGGCGGCGGCCGGCGCCATGCTCGGCGACCGTCTGGCCTGGTTCTGCGCGGGGCGCGGGCTGCCGGAGTTCTACCAGTTCACCGTCGCCGCGATGCCGCCCGCCGCGCTCGGGGTGGCCCTGACGCTCACCCACTGGAGCGATGTGCGGCCGTCCGCCGTGATCACCGGTGGGCTCTTCGCGCTGCTGCCCGGGCGGGCGCTGGTGGCGGGTGTGCAGGACGGTCTGACCGGCTACTACATCACCGCCGCCGCGCGCCTGCTGGAAGTCATGTACTTCTTCATCGGGATCGTGGTCGGGGTGCTGGTGGTGCTCTACCTGGGGCTCCAGCTGGGTGCCACGCTCAATCCGGAGGAACGTTTCGTCGCACACGACCGGCCGGTGCTCCAGATCCTGGTGTCGATGGCGCTGAGTCTGGCCTTCGCGATCCTGCTCCAGCAGGAACGGTCCACCGTGCTCGCGGTCACCCTCAACGGCGGGGTCGCCTGGATCGTCTACGGGGCGATGGCCCGCACCGGCGGTCTCTCGCCGGTCGCGGCGACGGCGGTGGCGGCCGGCCTGGTCGGCCTGTTCGGGCAGCTCTTCTCGCGCTACCGCTACACCTCCTCGCTGCCGTTCATCACGGCGGCCATCGGCCCGCTGCTGCCCGGTTCGGCGACCTACTTCGGGCTGCTGGGCGTCGCCCAGGGCGAGCTGGACCGGGGGCTCGCCTCGCTCTCCACGGCGGTGGCGACGGCGCTGGCCATCGCGATCGGGGTGAACCTCGGGAGCGAGATCTCCCGGCTCTTCATGCGGGTACCGGGTACGGAGACCGGCGCGGGCCGCAGGGCGGCCAAGCGCACCCGCGGGTTCTGA
- a CDS encoding DedA family protein, with protein MNTLALGPSWLDPDYLINTFGLPGVLLIVFAESGLLIGFFLPGDSILFTTGLLVTTGQLRYPLWLVCVLIGLAAIIGDQVGYLFGRKVGPALFNRPDSKLFKQENVEKAHEFFEKYGPKSLILARFVPVVRTFTPIIAGVSRMNYRSFLIFNIVGGILWGVGVTVLGAVLGKIEFVHQNIEAMLVLIVLISVVPIAIEFLRARSKSKKAAAGREDDDDRTTGPGGAAGRRGRHAKR; from the coding sequence TTGAATACGCTTGCGCTCGGCCCGAGCTGGCTGGACCCGGACTATCTGATCAACACCTTCGGACTTCCCGGCGTCCTCCTCATCGTGTTCGCCGAGTCCGGACTGCTGATCGGGTTCTTCCTGCCCGGCGACTCGATCCTGTTCACCACGGGTCTGCTGGTCACCACGGGCCAGCTGCGCTACCCGCTCTGGCTGGTCTGCGTGCTGATCGGGCTCGCCGCGATCATCGGGGACCAAGTCGGCTACCTCTTCGGCCGGAAGGTGGGCCCCGCCCTCTTCAACCGTCCGGACTCCAAGCTCTTCAAGCAGGAGAACGTCGAGAAGGCACACGAGTTCTTCGAGAAGTACGGCCCGAAGTCGCTGATCCTGGCCCGCTTCGTACCCGTGGTCCGCACCTTCACGCCGATCATCGCCGGTGTCAGCCGGATGAACTACCGCTCGTTCCTGATCTTCAACATCGTCGGCGGCATCCTCTGGGGCGTCGGGGTGACCGTGCTCGGAGCGGTGCTCGGCAAGATCGAGTTCGTTCACCAGAACATCGAGGCGATGCTCGTCCTGATCGTGCTCATCTCCGTGGTGCCGATCGCGATCGAGTTCCTCCGGGCCCGCTCCAAGTCGAAGAAGGCCGCCGCGGGCCGCGAGGACGACGACGACCGCACCACCGGCCCCGGCGGCGCCGCCGGCCGCCGGGGCCGTCACGCCAAGCGCTGA
- a CDS encoding YbjQ family protein, giving the protein MGIEDYGGGQSDHADVLVVTTNDVPGHQVTRVIGEVFGLTVRSRHLGSQIGAGLKSMIGGELKGLTKTLVETRNQAMERLVEQARARGANAVLMMRFDVSEAADVGTEVCAYGTAAVISEL; this is encoded by the coding sequence ATGGGCATCGAGGATTACGGCGGCGGCCAGAGCGACCACGCGGACGTGCTCGTCGTCACCACGAACGACGTACCCGGGCATCAGGTGACCCGGGTGATCGGTGAAGTGTTCGGACTGACCGTGCGCTCCCGCCACCTGGGCAGCCAGATCGGCGCCGGACTGAAGTCGATGATCGGCGGCGAGCTGAAGGGCCTGACCAAGACCCTGGTCGAGACCCGCAACCAGGCGATGGAACGCCTCGTCGAGCAGGCGCGGGCGCGCGGCGCCAACGCGGTGCTGATGATGCGCTTCGACGTCTCCGAGGCGGCGGACGTGGGCACGGAGGTCTGCGCGTACGGAACGGCCGCGGTGATCAGCGAGCTGTAG
- a CDS encoding ion channel protein produces the protein MPAPTPARRLLTGLLPALVVGVVSALVLLGVSLLAERFQDVLWENLPDALGIGRYSSLWMIVMLTATGVAVGVVVHLAHGHAGSDPATTGLVGAPLGPGVVPGLLLVTVLALAGGVSLGPENPITETNIALAYWLGRRVAPDAPGELWTGLAAAGTIGALFGTPVAAALILSEFLASQPGPGALWDRLFGPLAAGTAGALTMTLAAHPSFDMSLPAYTRTDWGDLLSALVIASAGAVLGMAGVLATPWAHRAFKALRYPVLATAAGGLVLGLLGALGGHLTLFKGLDEARELTASPDGWSAGEFAVMAVVKMAALVVAATCGFRGGRIFPAVFAGVALGLCAHALVDAVPPALAVACAVLGVVLAVTRQGWLSLFTAAVLVSDLAVLPVLCVAVLPAWLLVTGRPQMQLREDGTALR, from the coding sequence GTGCCCGCCCCCACGCCCGCTCGGCGGCTGCTGACCGGCCTGCTTCCCGCCCTGGTGGTGGGCGTCGTCTCGGCGCTGGTGCTGCTGGGTGTCAGCCTGCTGGCCGAAAGGTTCCAGGACGTGCTCTGGGAGAACCTCCCGGACGCGCTCGGGATCGGGCGGTACTCCTCGCTCTGGATGATCGTCATGCTCACCGCGACGGGCGTCGCGGTGGGCGTCGTCGTCCACCTTGCGCACGGCCACGCGGGCTCCGACCCGGCCACCACCGGGCTGGTGGGCGCCCCGCTGGGCCCCGGGGTCGTACCGGGGCTGCTGCTGGTCACCGTGCTGGCGCTGGCCGGCGGGGTGAGCCTCGGCCCGGAGAACCCGATCACCGAGACCAACATCGCCCTCGCCTACTGGCTGGGCCGCCGGGTCGCCCCGGACGCGCCCGGCGAGTTGTGGACCGGGCTCGCGGCGGCCGGCACCATCGGCGCCCTGTTCGGCACCCCCGTCGCCGCCGCCCTCATCCTCTCCGAGTTCCTCGCCTCCCAGCCCGGCCCCGGCGCCCTCTGGGACCGCCTCTTCGGACCGCTCGCGGCGGGCACTGCCGGGGCACTGACCATGACACTGGCCGCGCACCCCAGCTTCGACATGTCGCTGCCCGCGTACACCCGCACCGACTGGGGCGATCTGCTCTCCGCCCTGGTGATCGCGTCGGCGGGCGCGGTGCTGGGGATGGCCGGGGTGCTCGCGACGCCCTGGGCGCACCGGGCGTTCAAGGCGCTGCGGTACCCGGTGCTCGCGACGGCCGCCGGCGGGCTGGTGCTGGGACTCCTGGGTGCGCTGGGCGGCCATCTGACGCTCTTCAAGGGCCTGGACGAGGCGCGAGAGCTGACCGCCTCGCCCGACGGCTGGTCGGCCGGGGAGTTCGCGGTGATGGCGGTGGTCAAGATGGCGGCCCTGGTGGTGGCGGCCACCTGCGGGTTCCGGGGCGGCCGGATCTTCCCGGCGGTCTTCGCCGGGGTGGCCCTGGGGCTGTGCGCGCACGCCCTGGTGGACGCGGTCCCGCCCGCGCTCGCCGTGGCCTGCGCGGTGCTGGGCGTGGTGCTCGCGGTCACCCGGCAGGGCTGGCTCAGCCTCTTCACCGCCGCCGTGCTGGTGAGCGACCTGGCGGTGCTGCCGGTGCTCTGCGTGGCGGTGCTGCCCGCCTGGCTGCTGGTGACAGGGCGACCCCAGATGCAGCTGCGCGAGGACGGTACGGCCCTGCGGTGA
- the wrbA gene encoding NAD(P)H:quinone oxidoreductase, protein MSTPVNVAVVYYSSTGTIATIAKALAEDAEKAGADVRLRKVAELAPQAAIDSNPAWAANARETAGIDEVAADDLVWADAVIFGSPTRYGNVAAQLKQFLDTLGGLWQAGALADKVYSGFTASATAHGGQESTLLALYNTIHHFGGILVSPGYTDPSKFVDGNPYGTSHVAGQGDIPVGEQTLTAARVQAERVVRFTRAIKAGLAAGG, encoded by the coding sequence ATGTCCACGCCCGTCAATGTCGCCGTCGTCTACTACTCCTCGACCGGCACCATCGCGACGATCGCCAAGGCCCTCGCCGAGGACGCGGAGAAGGCCGGCGCCGACGTACGGCTGCGCAAGGTCGCCGAGCTCGCCCCGCAGGCCGCCATCGATTCCAACCCCGCCTGGGCGGCCAACGCGCGGGAGACGGCCGGCATCGACGAGGTCGCCGCCGACGACCTCGTCTGGGCCGACGCGGTGATCTTCGGATCGCCGACCCGGTACGGAAACGTCGCCGCCCAGCTCAAGCAGTTCCTCGACACCCTCGGCGGCCTCTGGCAGGCGGGTGCGCTGGCCGACAAGGTCTACAGCGGCTTCACCGCCAGCGCCACCGCGCACGGCGGCCAGGAGTCGACGCTGCTCGCGCTCTACAACACCATCCACCACTTCGGCGGCATCCTCGTCTCCCCCGGGTACACCGACCCGTCGAAGTTCGTCGACGGCAACCCCTACGGCACCTCGCACGTCGCCGGCCAGGGGGACATCCCGGTCGGCGAACAGACGCTGACGGCGGCGCGCGTCCAGGCCGAGCGCGTCGTGAGGTTCACCCGGGCCATCAAGGCCGGACTCGCCGCCGGGGGCTGA
- a CDS encoding glutamate decarboxylase translates to MALHKGSHGDDHSGKGRKLALNPFFGEADPTAGMTSAPPTHRLPDGPLPPSTAYGLVHDELMLDGNSRLNLATFVTTWMEPQAGVLMAECRDKNMIDKDEYPRTAELERRCVAMLADLWNAPDPTNAVGCSTTGSSEACMLAGLALKRRWAAKNPDRYPATARPNLVMGVNVQVCWEKFCNFWEVEARLVPMEGERFHIDPQAAADLCDENTIGVVGILGSTFDGSYEPVAGICEALDALQERTGLDVPVHVDGASGAMVAPFVDEDLVWDFRLPRVASINTSGHKYGLVYPGVGWALWRTPEDLPEELVFRVNYLGGDMPTFALNFSRPGAQVVAQYYTFLRLGREGFRAVQQTSRDVARGLATRIEALGDFRLLTRGDELPVFAVTTAPDVTAYDVFDVSRRLREHGWLVPAYTFPANRQDLSVLRIVCRNGFSSDLAELLLEDLRALLPELRRQARPLSRDKSAATSFHH, encoded by the coding sequence ATGGCACTCCACAAGGGATCACACGGCGACGACCACTCCGGCAAGGGCCGCAAGCTGGCCCTCAACCCCTTCTTCGGAGAGGCCGATCCGACGGCGGGCATGACCTCGGCGCCGCCGACGCACCGGCTCCCGGACGGCCCGCTCCCGCCGTCCACCGCGTACGGTCTCGTCCACGACGAGCTGATGCTCGACGGCAACTCCCGGCTGAACCTCGCCACCTTCGTCACCACCTGGATGGAACCCCAGGCCGGGGTGCTGATGGCGGAGTGCCGGGACAAGAACATGATCGACAAGGACGAGTACCCGCGCACCGCCGAGTTGGAGCGCCGGTGCGTCGCGATGCTCGCCGACCTGTGGAACGCGCCCGACCCCACCAACGCCGTGGGCTGCTCCACGACCGGCTCCAGCGAGGCCTGCATGCTCGCCGGTCTCGCGCTGAAGCGGCGCTGGGCGGCGAAGAACCCCGACCGCTATCCGGCCACCGCGCGGCCCAACCTGGTGATGGGCGTCAACGTGCAGGTGTGCTGGGAGAAGTTCTGCAACTTCTGGGAGGTGGAGGCCCGGCTCGTCCCCATGGAGGGCGAGCGCTTCCACATCGACCCGCAGGCGGCCGCCGACCTCTGCGACGAGAACACCATCGGGGTCGTCGGCATCCTCGGCTCCACCTTCGACGGCTCCTACGAGCCGGTCGCCGGCATCTGCGAGGCGCTGGACGCCCTCCAGGAACGCACCGGCCTCGACGTCCCGGTCCACGTCGACGGCGCCTCGGGCGCCATGGTCGCGCCGTTCGTCGACGAGGACCTGGTGTGGGACTTCCGGCTCCCCCGGGTGGCCTCCATCAACACCTCGGGCCACAAGTACGGCCTGGTCTACCCCGGCGTCGGCTGGGCGCTCTGGCGTACGCCCGAGGACCTCCCCGAGGAGCTCGTCTTCCGGGTCAACTACCTCGGCGGCGACATGCCCACCTTCGCACTGAACTTCTCCCGGCCCGGCGCCCAGGTCGTCGCGCAGTACTACACCTTCCTGCGGCTGGGCCGGGAAGGCTTCCGCGCCGTCCAGCAGACCTCCCGGGACGTGGCCCGGGGCCTCGCGACCCGGATCGAGGCACTCGGCGACTTCCGCCTCCTCACCCGGGGCGACGAACTGCCGGTCTTCGCCGTGACGACCGCGCCGGACGTGACGGCGTACGACGTCTTCGACGTGTCCCGCCGGCTGCGCGAGCACGGCTGGCTTGTGCCCGCGTACACCTTCCCGGCCAACCGGCAGGACCTGTCGGTGCTGCGGATCGTCTGCCGCAACGGCTTCTCGTCCGACCTCGCCGAACTACTGCTGGAGGACCTGCGGGCCCTCCTGCCCGAACTGCGGCGACAGGCACGTCCGTTGAGCCGCGACAAGAGCGCCGCGACCTCGTTCCACCACTGA